The following coding sequences lie in one Apium graveolens cultivar Ventura chromosome 3, ASM990537v1, whole genome shotgun sequence genomic window:
- the LOC141711703 gene encoding syntaxin-51-like isoform X3, with amino-acid sequence MIHLSMASSMDSWPREYNEAVKLADDISGMISEKSSMPTSGPEAQRHSSAIRRKITILGTRLDSLQSLLSKIPGKPLTDKEMNRRKDMLANLRSKVNQMASTLNMSNFANRDSLLGSESKPVDAMSRASGLDNHGVVGLQRQIMKEQDEGLERLEESVTSTKHIALAVNEELNLHTRLIDNLDDHVDVTNSRLQRVQRNLAILNKRTRGGCSCLCLLLSVLGIVGLVVAIWLLVKYL; translated from the exons ATGATTCACTT ATCAATGGCTTCATCCATGGATTCATGGCCGAGGGAATATAATGAAGCGGTAAAACTAGCCGACGATATATCTGGCATGATCTCTGAAAAGAGTTCGATGCCGACATCTGGGCCAGAAGCACAACGTCATTCATCTGCAATTAGAAGAAAAATTACTATATTAGGTACTAGACTCGATAGCTTGCAGTCTCTTCTATCGAAGATTCCAGGGAAACCACT AACAGACAAAGAGATGAATCGGCGCAAGGACATGCTTGCAAATTTGAGATCAAAGGTAAATCAGATGGCTTCAACTTTGAATATGTCAAACTTTGCCAATAGGGACAGCTTGCTTGGGTCAGAAAGTAAACCAGTTGATGCCATGAGCAGAGCGTCTGGTTTAGATAATCATGGTGTTGTAGGTCTCCAACGTCAAATCATGAAAG AACAAGATGAGGGTCTTGAGAGATTGGAGGAGAGTGTAACAAGTACCAAACACATTGCACTGGCAGTAAATGAAGAACTCAACTTGCATACAAGATTAATC GATAACTTGGATGATCACGTGGATGTTACTAACTCCCGTTTGCAG CGAGTGCAAAGGAACCTGGCTATACTGAACAAGCGCACCAGGGGTGGCTGCTCCTGCCTGTGTCTCTTGTTATCTGTACTCGGGATTGTCGGTTTGGTTGTTGCTATATGGTTGCTTGTTAAATACTTGTGA
- the LOC141711703 gene encoding syntaxin-51-like isoform X1 codes for MDALSENTRYQRSMASSMDSWPREYNEAVKLADDISGMISEKSSMPTSGPEAQRHSSAIRRKITILGTRLDSLQSLLSKIPGKPLTDKEMNRRKDMLANLRSKVNQMASTLNMSNFANRDSLLGSESKPVDAMSRASGLDNHGVVGLQRQIMKEQDEGLERLEESVTSTKHIALAVNEELNLHTRLIDNLDDHVDVTNSRLQRVQRNLAILNKRTRGGCSCLCLLLSVLGIVGLVVAIWLLVKYL; via the exons ATGGATGCCCTAAGTGAGAATACTCGTTATCAGAG ATCAATGGCTTCATCCATGGATTCATGGCCGAGGGAATATAATGAAGCGGTAAAACTAGCCGACGATATATCTGGCATGATCTCTGAAAAGAGTTCGATGCCGACATCTGGGCCAGAAGCACAACGTCATTCATCTGCAATTAGAAGAAAAATTACTATATTAGGTACTAGACTCGATAGCTTGCAGTCTCTTCTATCGAAGATTCCAGGGAAACCACT AACAGACAAAGAGATGAATCGGCGCAAGGACATGCTTGCAAATTTGAGATCAAAGGTAAATCAGATGGCTTCAACTTTGAATATGTCAAACTTTGCCAATAGGGACAGCTTGCTTGGGTCAGAAAGTAAACCAGTTGATGCCATGAGCAGAGCGTCTGGTTTAGATAATCATGGTGTTGTAGGTCTCCAACGTCAAATCATGAAAG AACAAGATGAGGGTCTTGAGAGATTGGAGGAGAGTGTAACAAGTACCAAACACATTGCACTGGCAGTAAATGAAGAACTCAACTTGCATACAAGATTAATC GATAACTTGGATGATCACGTGGATGTTACTAACTCCCGTTTGCAG CGAGTGCAAAGGAACCTGGCTATACTGAACAAGCGCACCAGGGGTGGCTGCTCCTGCCTGTGTCTCTTGTTATCTGTACTCGGGATTGTCGGTTTGGTTGTTGCTATATGGTTGCTTGTTAAATACTTGTGA
- the LOC141711703 gene encoding syntaxin-51-like isoform X2, protein MASSMDSWPREYNEAVKLADDISGMISEKSSMPTSGPEAQRHSSAIRRKITILGTRLDSLQSLLSKIPGKPLTDKEMNRRKDMLANLRSKVNQMASTLNMSNFANRDSLLGSESKPVDAMSRASGLDNHGVVGLQRQIMKEQDEGLERLEESVTSTKHIALAVNEELNLHTRLIDNLDDHVDVTNSRLQRVQRNLAILNKRTRGGCSCLCLLLSVLGIVGLVVAIWLLVKYL, encoded by the exons ATGGCTTCATCCATGGATTCATGGCCGAGGGAATATAATGAAGCGGTAAAACTAGCCGACGATATATCTGGCATGATCTCTGAAAAGAGTTCGATGCCGACATCTGGGCCAGAAGCACAACGTCATTCATCTGCAATTAGAAGAAAAATTACTATATTAGGTACTAGACTCGATAGCTTGCAGTCTCTTCTATCGAAGATTCCAGGGAAACCACT AACAGACAAAGAGATGAATCGGCGCAAGGACATGCTTGCAAATTTGAGATCAAAGGTAAATCAGATGGCTTCAACTTTGAATATGTCAAACTTTGCCAATAGGGACAGCTTGCTTGGGTCAGAAAGTAAACCAGTTGATGCCATGAGCAGAGCGTCTGGTTTAGATAATCATGGTGTTGTAGGTCTCCAACGTCAAATCATGAAAG AACAAGATGAGGGTCTTGAGAGATTGGAGGAGAGTGTAACAAGTACCAAACACATTGCACTGGCAGTAAATGAAGAACTCAACTTGCATACAAGATTAATC GATAACTTGGATGATCACGTGGATGTTACTAACTCCCGTTTGCAG CGAGTGCAAAGGAACCTGGCTATACTGAACAAGCGCACCAGGGGTGGCTGCTCCTGCCTGTGTCTCTTGTTATCTGTACTCGGGATTGTCGGTTTGGTTGTTGCTATATGGTTGCTTGTTAAATACTTGTGA
- the LOC141713889 gene encoding uncharacterized protein LOC141713889 has translation MVNVVQTCDANQEYDNVVLSAKQLEQLLKMLPATFSANKSEQEELNSPFSGMVSSTGMALCYNLAPEQYTIRLPTGDSVLISHIGDRTLNNGLKLLGGLYVPTFHHNLLSIHKLSKDNACIVMFLPDKCVIQNAQSNNVQGVGILKNGLYFLVNGAVKECHNSAYKANGCDQLQKTYEFWHNRLGHAPAAKIKLISQLKSLLNFEGSKVYLTCPMARFTNLSFPLSSSHAEQMFDLIHAATWGPYRFYNLAGMVHQMSCVYKPQQKARVERKHRYILEMARALKLQSASTVVTTDKFSSRGIPCVFIGYPATQKGFRLLSLLDQSIIVSRDVIFQETVFPYNRTISQASYLEPLPMQMPTGTCTDWDDIYIPQSSTITTFASPSDNFDFSIIVTADVQSQQLRKSARLRKTPAWMEDYAFNCVQQDVCEIVDKRITP, from the exons ATGGTGAATGTTGTGCAAACCTGTGATGCTAATCAAGAATATGATAATGTTGTTTTATCTGCAAAGCAATTGGAGCAACTGCTTAAGATGTTACCAGCCACCTTTTCTGCTAATAAGTCTGAGCAGGAAGAACTGAATTCTCCTTTTTCTGGAATGGTCTCTTCTACCGGCATGGCTTTGTGCTACAAT TTGGCACCGGAACAATACACAATAAGGCTACCTACTGGAGACAGTGTTCTCATCTCACATATAGGTGATCGTACACTCAACAATGGATTGAAGCTGCTAGGAGGACTTTATGTACCTACTTTTCATCATAATTTGCTTTCAATTCACAAATTGTCCAAGGATAATGCGTGTATAGTCATGTTCTTACCAGACAAGTGTGTGATTCAAAATGCACAGTCAAATAACGTCCAAGGTGTGGGAATTCTGAAGAATGGTCTATATTTTCTTGTCAATGGTGCTGTTAAAGAATGTCATAATTCTGCATATAAAGCAAATGGGTGTGATCAGTTACAGAAGACATATGAGTTTTGGCATAATCGCCTTGGTCATGCTCCTGCAGCCAAGATCAAACTCATTTCACAATTGAAAAGTCTTCTTAATTTTGAAGGCTCTAAAGTTTACTTGACATGTCCTATGGCCAGGTTTACAAATCTATCTTTTCCTCTTAGCTCATCTCATGCTGAACAGATGTTTGACTTAATACATGCTGCCACATGGGGGCCATACCGG TTTTATAACTTGGCTGGTATGGTTCATCAAATGTCATGTGTGTACAAACCTCAACAGAAAGCAAGAGTTGAGCGTAAACACAGGTATATCCTAGAGATGGCTCGTGCTTTGAAATTACAGTCAG CTTCCACTGTAGTTACCACTGACAAATTCAGTAGTAGGGGGATTCCATGTGTGTTTATTGGGTACCCTGCTACACAGAAAGGGTTCAGATTGTTAAGCTTACTAGATCAGTCGATCATAGTGTCCAGAGATGTTATATTCCAGGAAACCGTTTTTCCTTATAACCGTACTATTTCTCAGGCCAGTTACTTGGAACCTCTCCCTATGCAGATGCCAACTGGAACGTGTACAGATTGGGATGATATATACATCCCCCAGTCTTCTACTATCACCACTTTTGCTTCTCCATCTGATAATTTTGATTTTTCTATTATTGTTACTGCTGATGTTCAATCACAACAGCTTCGAAAATCTGCTCGTTTACGCAAGACCCCTGCTTGGATGGAGGATTATGCTTTCAATTGTGTCCAGCAGGATGTCTGTGAGATTGTTGATAAAAGAATTACTCCATAA